A stretch of Rhizobium sp. TH2 DNA encodes these proteins:
- a CDS encoding organic hydroperoxide resistance protein: MPILYRTSATSTGGRSGSSKSSDGNLSVTLTTPKEIGGDGATGTNPEQLFAAGYSACFLGALKFVAGQAKVKLSPETTVTANVGLGPREDGGGFGIEVSLTADLPGVDRAVAEDLVAKAHIVCPYSHAMRTSTEVQVSLAQTTAAAA; this comes from the coding sequence ATGCCTATCCTCTATCGCACCAGCGCAACCTCCACCGGCGGCCGCTCCGGTTCCTCGAAGTCTAGCGACGGTAACCTTTCCGTCACGCTCACCACTCCGAAGGAAATCGGCGGCGATGGCGCAACCGGCACCAATCCGGAACAGCTTTTCGCAGCCGGCTATTCGGCCTGCTTCCTCGGCGCCCTGAAATTCGTCGCCGGCCAGGCCAAGGTGAAGCTTTCCCCTGAAACCACTGTCACCGCCAATGTCGGCCTCGGGCCGCGCGAGGATGGCGGCGGCTTCGGCATCGAAGTCTCGCTGACCGCCGATCTCCCCGGTGTCGATCGTGCCGTGGCCGAAGACCTGGTCGCCAAGGCGCATATCGTATGCCCCTACAGCCACGCCATGCGCACATCGACCGAGGTGCAGGTGAGCCTTGCACAGACAACGGCCGCCGCCGCCTAA
- a CDS encoding LLM class flavin-dependent oxidoreductase, giving the protein MKKIGFLSFGHWTPSPQSGTRSAGDALLQSIDLAVAAEELGADGAYVRVHHFARQLSSPFPLLAAIGAKTSKIEIGTAVIDMRYENPLYMAEDAGAADLIAGGRLQLGISRGSPEQVIDGWSYFGYQPSEGQTDADMGRRHAEVLLDVLRGEGFGKPNPRPMFPNPPGLLRLEPYSEGLRERIWWGASSNATAVWAAKLGMNLQSSTLKNDETGEPFHVQQAAQIRAYRAAWKEAGHTREPRVSVSRSIFALVDQRDRAYFGHGNKEEDQIGFIDPQTRAIFGRSYAAEPDALIEELKKDEAIAEADTLLLTVPNQLGVDYNAHVIEAILKHVAPGMGWR; this is encoded by the coding sequence ATGAAAAAGATCGGTTTCCTCTCGTTCGGGCACTGGACGCCCTCGCCGCAATCCGGAACCCGCTCGGCGGGCGATGCGCTGTTGCAATCCATCGACCTCGCGGTCGCCGCCGAGGAACTGGGTGCCGACGGCGCCTATGTCCGCGTCCACCATTTCGCGCGCCAGCTGTCGTCGCCATTCCCGCTTCTGGCGGCGATCGGCGCCAAGACCAGCAAGATCGAGATCGGCACCGCCGTCATCGACATGCGCTACGAGAACCCGCTCTATATGGCCGAGGATGCGGGTGCTGCCGATCTCATCGCCGGCGGCCGTCTGCAACTGGGCATCAGTCGTGGCTCGCCCGAGCAGGTGATCGATGGCTGGAGCTATTTCGGCTACCAGCCGTCGGAAGGCCAGACCGATGCCGACATGGGCCGGCGTCACGCCGAAGTCCTGCTCGATGTGCTGCGCGGCGAGGGTTTCGGCAAGCCCAATCCCAGGCCGATGTTCCCCAATCCGCCCGGCCTGCTACGGCTTGAGCCCTATTCCGAGGGCCTACGCGAGCGGATCTGGTGGGGCGCCAGTTCCAATGCGACGGCCGTCTGGGCCGCGAAACTCGGCATGAACCTGCAAAGCTCGACGCTCAAGAACGACGAGACCGGCGAGCCCTTCCACGTCCAGCAGGCGGCCCAGATCCGCGCCTACCGTGCGGCCTGGAAGGAAGCGGGCCACACCCGCGAGCCGCGCGTATCCGTCAGCCGCAGCATTTTCGCGCTGGTCGACCAGCGCGACCGCGCCTATTTCGGCCACGGCAACAAGGAAGAAGACCAGATCGGCTTCATCGACCCGCAAACCCGCGCCATCTTCGGCCGTAGCTACGCCGCAGAACCCGATGCCCTGATCGAGGAACTCAAGAAGGACGAAGCGATCGCAGAAGCCGACACGCTCTTGCTGACAGTGCCGAACCAGCTTGGCGTGGATTACAACGCCCATGTGATCGAGGCGATTTTGAAGCATGTCGCGCCGGGGATGGGGTGGCGGTAG
- a CDS encoding TIGR03808 family TAT-translocated repetitive protein, with translation MTSTALTRRSLLAGLLAAPSLAYAAPKALLSNADFRGGLDASQFGVRPGDLDRGAKAFNRMLKEAASRNLPVFLPPGHYQVGNIELPENIQIMGVPGATRLIYSGDGSFIRSVGAKRITLSNLVIDGANRWLADDQSGLMTFQQTGKLSIENCEILGAQKFAIWAERCKGRINDNAISGAAESAVFAVECSDFSIRDNEVSDCGNGGILVHRWAKGFDGTVVTGNRISRIRANAGGTGECGNGINVYRADDVQISNNYVTDCAFTAIRSNAGSNVQITGNHCLRSGETAIYSEFGFDGAMISSNLIDGAANGILSVNFNEGGRLAVINGNIIRNLKLTAPYEEDGAFFGIGIEAESDAVVSANLIEDAPRWGMLIGWGPYLRDVNVTGNVIRKAPVGIAATVVEGAGHAAIRQNLFSGISEAAVAGYRWADKVTGDLTQPGAETFAHLDVGENRIS, from the coding sequence ATGACAAGCACCGCACTCACCAGACGCTCCCTGCTCGCAGGTCTCTTGGCCGCTCCTTCGCTCGCCTACGCGGCCCCAAAGGCGTTGCTTTCCAACGCTGATTTCCGTGGCGGGCTCGATGCCTCGCAGTTCGGCGTCCGGCCGGGCGATCTCGACCGGGGCGCCAAGGCGTTCAACCGGATGCTCAAGGAGGCCGCGAGCCGCAACCTGCCCGTCTTCCTGCCACCCGGCCATTATCAGGTCGGCAATATCGAACTGCCTGAAAATATTCAGATAATGGGCGTTCCCGGTGCTACACGGCTGATCTATTCCGGCGACGGTTCATTTATCCGCTCGGTCGGCGCCAAGCGGATAACGCTCTCCAATCTGGTGATCGACGGCGCCAACCGCTGGCTGGCGGATGACCAGTCGGGCCTGATGACCTTCCAGCAGACCGGCAAGCTTTCGATCGAAAACTGCGAGATCCTTGGCGCCCAGAAGTTCGCAATTTGGGCGGAGCGCTGCAAGGGCCGCATCAATGACAACGCGATTTCCGGCGCCGCTGAAAGCGCCGTCTTCGCCGTCGAGTGCAGCGATTTCTCGATCCGTGACAACGAAGTCAGTGATTGCGGCAATGGCGGCATCCTTGTCCATCGCTGGGCGAAAGGTTTTGACGGCACGGTTGTCACCGGCAATCGGATCTCGCGCATCCGCGCCAATGCCGGCGGCACTGGCGAATGCGGCAATGGCATCAACGTTTACCGTGCCGACGATGTACAAATATCGAACAACTATGTCACTGACTGTGCCTTCACCGCGATCCGTTCGAACGCTGGCTCCAACGTGCAGATAACTGGCAACCATTGCCTGAGATCGGGCGAGACGGCGATCTATTCGGAATTCGGCTTCGACGGCGCGATGATTTCCAGCAATCTCATCGATGGTGCCGCGAACGGCATCCTGTCGGTAAATTTCAACGAAGGCGGCCGGCTGGCCGTCATCAACGGCAATATCATCCGCAACCTCAAGCTCACAGCGCCCTACGAAGAGGACGGCGCTTTCTTCGGCATCGGCATCGAGGCGGAATCGGATGCGGTCGTCTCGGCAAACCTGATCGAGGACGCACCGCGCTGGGGCATGCTGATCGGCTGGGGTCCCTATCTCCGCGACGTCAACGTGACCGGCAATGTCATCCGCAAGGCGCCGGTCGGCATCGCCGCGACGGTGGTCGAAGGCGCGGGCCATGCAGCGATCCGCCAGAACCTGTTCTCGGGCATATCGGAAGCGGCGGTTGCCGGCTATCGCTGGGCCGATAAGGTCACCGGCGATCTGACGCAGCCCGGGGCCGAGACTTTCGCCCATCTCGACGTTGGCGAAAACCGGATTTCCTGA
- a CDS encoding helicase HerA-like C-terminal domain-containing protein encodes MLEQGKIYIGTSRKPDDSINKPEYLELKYGNRHGLVTGATGTGKTVTLQILAESFSNAGVPVFCADVKGDLSGIAAMGEFKDFLDKRAKEIGFTDYEFQEFPVIFWDLFGEKGHRVRTTLTEMGPLLLSRLINASDAQEGVINIAFKIADEGGLPLLDLKDFQALLNYMGENATEFSNKFGFISKASVGSIQRELLILEQQGATKFFSEPALKITDIMRTTNDGRGAISVLAADKLMMNPRLYATFLLWLLSELFEELPEVGDPDKPKLVFFFDEAHLLFNDAPRVLVERVEQVVRLIRSKGVGVYFVTQNPMDVPPTVLAQLGNRVQHALRAYTPNEQKAVKTAADTFRPNPDFDCADVITNLGTGEALVSTIEAKGAPSIVQRTLIRPPSSRLGPITDAERQQVMSVSPVKGLYDEDFDRESAFEILTKKAEQAAQQSQAPAPEEQKTTGTIGGWTLPGFGTDDVAQPEVRQQKRSGYQRETVVEAAMKSAARSVATAVGAAIVRGILGSLTGRRR; translated from the coding sequence ATGCTGGAACAGGGCAAGATCTATATCGGCACCAGCCGCAAGCCGGACGACTCGATCAACAAGCCGGAATATCTCGAGCTGAAATACGGCAACCGCCACGGCCTGGTGACCGGCGCCACCGGCACCGGCAAGACGGTGACGCTGCAGATCCTGGCCGAAAGCTTCTCCAATGCCGGCGTGCCCGTGTTCTGCGCCGACGTGAAGGGCGACCTCTCCGGCATCGCGGCGATGGGCGAGTTCAAGGATTTCCTCGACAAGCGCGCCAAGGAAATCGGGTTCACCGATTACGAGTTTCAGGAATTCCCGGTGATCTTCTGGGACCTGTTCGGCGAGAAGGGCCACCGGGTCCGCACGACGCTGACCGAGATGGGTCCGCTGCTGTTGTCGCGCCTGATCAATGCCTCGGACGCGCAGGAGGGCGTAATCAACATCGCCTTCAAGATCGCCGACGAAGGCGGGTTGCCGCTGCTCGACCTCAAGGATTTCCAGGCGCTGCTCAACTATATGGGCGAGAATGCCACCGAATTTTCCAACAAGTTCGGCTTCATCTCCAAGGCCTCTGTCGGCTCGATCCAGCGCGAATTGCTCATCCTCGAACAGCAGGGCGCGACGAAGTTCTTCTCGGAGCCGGCGCTGAAAATCACCGACATCATGCGCACCACCAATGACGGTCGTGGCGCCATCTCGGTGCTCGCCGCCGACAAGCTGATGATGAATCCCAGGCTTTATGCGACCTTCCTGTTGTGGCTGCTATCGGAGCTCTTCGAGGAGCTCCCCGAGGTCGGCGACCCTGACAAGCCGAAGCTGGTCTTCTTTTTCGACGAGGCGCATCTCTTGTTCAACGATGCGCCGCGCGTGCTGGTGGAGCGCGTCGAGCAGGTCGTGCGGCTCATCCGGTCCAAGGGCGTCGGCGTCTATTTCGTGACGCAGAACCCGATGGACGTGCCGCCCACCGTGCTTGCCCAGCTCGGCAACCGCGTGCAGCATGCACTGCGCGCCTACACGCCGAACGAGCAGAAGGCGGTGAAGACCGCCGCCGACACGTTCCGGCCCAATCCGGATTTCGATTGCGCTGACGTCATCACCAATCTCGGCACCGGCGAGGCGCTGGTCTCGACCATCGAGGCCAAGGGCGCACCGTCAATCGTCCAGCGCACGCTCATCCGCCCGCCTTCCTCGCGGCTCGGGCCGATCACAGATGCGGAGCGCCAGCAGGTGATGTCGGTGAGCCCGGTAAAGGGCCTCTACGACGAGGATTTCGACCGCGAATCCGCCTTCGAGATCCTGACCAAGAAGGCCGAGCAGGCCGCCCAGCAGAGCCAGGCGCCCGCACCGGAGGAGCAGAAAACCACCGGCACGATCGGCGGCTGGACTCTGCCGGGCTTCGGCACCGACGACGTGGCCCAGCCCGAGGTCAGGCAGCAGAAGCGCTCGGGCTACCAGCGTGAAACGGTGGTGGAAGCGGCGATGAAATCAGCCGCTCGCTCGGTCGCGACGGCGGTTGGGGCTGCGATCGTCCGCGGCATTCTCGGCAGTCTCACCGGCCGGCGGCGCTGA
- a CDS encoding nuclear transport factor 2 family protein: MSSREEIEGLVFRLQAARDTQSVDQTLACIDQSCTFRVVGTDELSALTAVNDTPEKLRGAATALIEVWDLSGLRNVSIHIDGDTALVHRAGTVTFKPTGVTMPSELMEKITFKDGLIVEYLQFADTYQIAGTMGIIPA; this comes from the coding sequence ATGAGCAGCAGAGAAGAAATCGAAGGCTTGGTATTCCGACTTCAAGCGGCCCGGGACACGCAGAGTGTCGATCAGACGTTGGCCTGCATCGATCAGTCCTGTACGTTTCGTGTTGTCGGGACGGACGAACTCAGCGCGTTGACGGCGGTCAATGACACGCCGGAAAAGCTGAGGGGCGCGGCAACAGCGCTCATCGAGGTCTGGGACCTCAGCGGCTTGCGCAATGTCAGCATTCATATCGATGGCGATACGGCGCTCGTGCACAGGGCGGGCACCGTCACTTTCAAGCCCACGGGTGTGACGATGCCATCCGAACTCATGGAGAAGATCACCTTCAAGGACGGCCTGATCGTCGAGTATCTGCAATTCGCCGATACCTACCAGATTGCCGGGACCATGGGCATCATACCGGCGTGA
- a CDS encoding CreA family protein, whose translation MKSVALSAFAGIVLSLGAVSGLAADRVGEVGVDWTGNDIVIDAVPDPKVQGVTCHVTYFDRGVIDRLRKGNWFEDPSNSSIACRQTGPITIGDIDLDEGGEEVFKAGLSLIWKSLVVNRIYDKKNDTLIYLIHSREVVDGSAKMAISTVPLYNQQVTWTEGKPAAE comes from the coding sequence ATGAAATCAGTCGCTCTTTCCGCTTTTGCGGGCATCGTCTTGTCGCTTGGAGCCGTGTCTGGTCTTGCCGCCGACCGGGTCGGCGAGGTCGGCGTCGACTGGACCGGCAACGATATCGTTATCGACGCGGTGCCCGACCCGAAGGTGCAGGGCGTGACCTGCCATGTCACCTATTTCGACCGTGGCGTCATCGACCGGCTGCGGAAGGGCAACTGGTTCGAGGACCCGTCCAACTCGTCCATTGCCTGCCGCCAGACCGGGCCGATCACCATCGGCGACATCGATCTCGACGAAGGCGGCGAGGAAGTGTTCAAGGCCGGCCTGTCGCTGATCTGGAAGAGCCTTGTCGTCAACCGCATCTACGACAAGAAGAACGATACGCTGATCTACCTCATCCATTCGCGCGAAGTGGTGGATGGCTCGGCAAAAATGGCGATCTCGACCGTACCGCTCTACAATCAGCAGGTCACCTGGACCGAGGGCAAGCCGGCCGCCGAATAA
- a CDS encoding L,D-transpeptidase → MKTRTALSLISLLAAPMLLSGCVINSVNDLDIYDSSTVNPDRFVQQTRPVWDRPPPSKKRRIVWYEGDVEETTALTGDMQAEFPLAEVPTDTQMKPDLFTTNTVPRPANVYGKLDDAGHWLPAIPVSDVPGQYLRREVSYNGIEVPGSVVVDTKSRHLYLVLEGHRAIRYGVGIGRMGYSWKGRGTIKFKKSWPRWTPSENYVADRPDMKMFSASYGGLVGGTNNPLGARALYIFQDGQDTLYRVHGTPDWKSVGKQVSSGCIRMFNQDVIDLYNRVENGAEIIVR, encoded by the coding sequence ATGAAGACGCGCACTGCCCTCAGCCTGATATCGTTGCTCGCAGCGCCCATGCTGCTCTCGGGATGCGTGATCAACAGCGTCAACGACCTCGATATCTACGACTCGAGCACCGTCAATCCAGACCGCTTCGTGCAACAGACGCGACCGGTTTGGGACCGTCCGCCGCCGAGCAAAAAACGCCGTATCGTATGGTACGAAGGCGATGTCGAGGAGACGACGGCGTTGACCGGGGATATGCAAGCTGAATTTCCGCTGGCTGAGGTGCCCACCGACACCCAGATGAAGCCCGATCTCTTCACCACCAATACCGTGCCCCGGCCGGCAAATGTCTATGGCAAGCTCGACGATGCCGGGCACTGGCTACCGGCCATCCCGGTCAGCGACGTGCCGGGGCAATATCTCAGGCGTGAAGTGTCCTATAACGGCATCGAAGTTCCGGGCAGTGTCGTGGTCGATACGAAATCTCGTCATCTCTACCTCGTGCTGGAAGGTCATCGCGCCATCCGCTACGGCGTCGGCATCGGCCGGATGGGTTATAGCTGGAAGGGCAGGGGCACGATCAAGTTCAAGAAGAGCTGGCCGCGCTGGACGCCATCGGAAAATTACGTCGCCGACCGCCCGGACATGAAGATGTTTTCGGCTTCCTATGGCGGGCTTGTCGGGGGCACCAACAATCCGCTCGGCGCCCGCGCGCTCTATATCTTCCAGGACGGCCAGGACACGCTTTACCGCGTCCATGGCACGCCGGATTGGAAATCGGTCGGCAAGCAGGTCTCGTCCGGCTGTATCCGGATGTTCAACCAGGATGTGATCGATCTCTATAACAGGGTCGAAAACGGCGCCGAGATCATCGTGCGTTGA
- a CDS encoding MarR family winged helix-turn-helix transcriptional regulator, whose translation MTTNALALDNQLCFAIYSASHAFTKVYKPLLAELDVTYPQYLVLLFLWEKQEARVTDICVALGLDTGTLSPLLKRLEKTGYIKRERSVADERQVVVQLTPLGQSRRKVAEGILQEIGKAIGCSFEEASVLLGSIKDLKQRLSAA comes from the coding sequence ATGACCACGAACGCCCTTGCGCTCGACAACCAGCTCTGCTTCGCGATCTATTCGGCCTCGCATGCCTTCACCAAGGTCTACAAGCCGCTGCTCGCGGAGCTGGACGTGACCTATCCGCAATATCTCGTGCTGCTCTTTCTGTGGGAGAAGCAGGAGGCGCGGGTGACCGACATCTGCGTGGCGCTGGGTCTGGATACCGGCACGCTCTCGCCGTTGCTCAAGCGGCTGGAAAAAACCGGCTATATCAAGCGGGAACGCAGCGTGGCGGACGAACGGCAGGTGGTCGTGCAGCTGACACCCCTCGGGCAATCCAGGCGAAAGGTCGCGGAAGGCATTCTGCAAGAGATCGGCAAGGCGATCGGCTGTTCATTCGAAGAGGCCTCGGTCCTGCTTGGCAGCATCAAGGATCTGAAGCAGAGGCTGTCCGCCGCGTGA
- a CDS encoding ABC-F family ATP-binding cassette domain-containing protein — protein MTLVNIRNLGITLGMPLFSNLNLTINAGDRIGVVAANGRGKSTLLRAIAGLTEPTTGDITRSRGLTLGFVEQNMPEKLLREPFYRAVQLALPHDQAEHESWRVDIVLDQLGVAEELRERPLTQLSGGWQRLALLARVVVTEPDALLLDEPTNHLDLAKIGQVENWLASLPRDMPVIIASHDRAFLDAVTNRTLFLRADKSPVFALPYSRARAALNEADAADEKRFEKEMKTAQQLRQQAAKLNNIGINSGSDLLVVKTKQLKERAGKLEAQAKPAHKERSAGAIRLANRGTHARVLVSFDDMAVTTPDGTMLFRTGKQAICQGDRIVLLAPNGAGKTRLVAMLKTAIEAPDRAAQAIKVTPSVVLGYGDQALADLDDGATPFAVLSHRFELGDQRARTLLAGAGINLDMQSKAIRSLSGGQKARLGMLVLRLTNPNFYLLDEPTNHLDIEGQEALEDELLENEASCVLVSHDRSFIRTVGNRFWQIEKKKLVEVDDPEAFFSAQAAEG, from the coding sequence ATGACACTCGTCAACATCCGCAATCTCGGCATCACGCTTGGCATGCCGCTCTTTTCCAATCTCAACCTGACGATCAATGCCGGCGACCGGATCGGCGTGGTCGCCGCCAACGGTCGTGGCAAATCCACGCTGCTGCGAGCCATCGCCGGACTGACCGAGCCGACGACGGGCGACATCACCCGCTCACGTGGCCTCACACTTGGTTTCGTCGAACAGAACATGCCGGAGAAGCTGCTCCGCGAGCCATTCTACCGCGCCGTTCAACTCGCTCTGCCGCATGACCAGGCCGAACATGAAAGCTGGCGCGTCGATATCGTGCTCGATCAACTCGGGGTGGCCGAGGAACTGCGTGAGCGGCCGCTCACGCAACTCAGCGGCGGCTGGCAGCGCCTGGCATTGCTGGCGCGGGTGGTCGTCACCGAACCGGATGCATTGCTGCTCGACGAACCCACCAACCATCTCGACCTCGCCAAGATCGGCCAGGTGGAGAATTGGCTCGCCTCGCTGCCGCGCGACATGCCGGTTATCATTGCGAGCCACGACCGCGCCTTTCTCGACGCCGTCACCAACCGAACGCTGTTCCTCCGCGCCGACAAATCGCCGGTCTTCGCCCTGCCCTACAGCCGAGCCCGTGCGGCACTCAATGAGGCCGACGCCGCCGATGAGAAGCGCTTCGAGAAAGAGATGAAGACCGCGCAGCAACTGCGCCAGCAAGCCGCCAAGCTCAACAATATCGGCATCAATTCCGGCAGCGACCTCTTGGTGGTCAAGACCAAGCAACTCAAGGAGCGCGCGGGGAAGTTGGAGGCGCAGGCCAAGCCCGCTCACAAGGAGCGGTCGGCCGGTGCGATCCGGCTCGCCAATCGCGGCACTCATGCCAGGGTGCTGGTGTCGTTTGACGATATGGCGGTCACCACGCCGGATGGAACCATGCTGTTCCGGACGGGCAAGCAGGCGATCTGCCAGGGTGACCGCATCGTGCTGCTGGCGCCGAACGGCGCCGGCAAGACACGGCTCGTGGCCATGCTGAAGACGGCGATCGAGGCCCCGGACCGGGCGGCGCAGGCGATCAAGGTGACGCCGTCTGTCGTGCTCGGCTACGGCGACCAGGCGCTCGCCGATCTCGATGATGGGGCGACGCCCTTTGCGGTGCTGAGCCATCGTTTTGAACTCGGTGACCAGCGGGCGCGCACGCTGCTCGCCGGCGCCGGCATCAATCTCGACATGCAAAGCAAGGCGATCCGCAGCCTGTCGGGTGGCCAGAAGGCTCGGCTCGGCATGCTGGTGCTCCGGCTGACCAACCCGAATTTCTACCTGCTCGACGAGCCGACCAACCATCTCGATATCGAGGGCCAGGAGGCGCTCGAAGACGAGCTGCTGGAGAACGAGGCGAGTTGCGTGCTCGTCTCGCATGACCGCAGCTTCATCCGCACGGTCGGCAACCGGTTCTGGCAGATCGAGAAGAAGAAGCTGGTCGAGGTGGACGATCCGGAAGCCTTCTTCTCGGCGCAGGCGGCGGAGGGATAA